The Tenrec ecaudatus isolate mTenEca1 chromosome 6, mTenEca1.hap1, whole genome shotgun sequence genome has a window encoding:
- the FKBP11 gene encoding peptidyl-prolyl cis-trans isomerase FKBP11: protein MTLRPSRPLLQLLLLLLSRGLCRAEAGAETESPVQSLQVQTLVEPPEPCEEPAAYGDTLHIHYTGSLVDGRIIDTSLTRDPLVIELGQKQVIPGLEQSLLDMCVGEKRRAIIPSHLAYGKRGFPPSIPADAVLKFDVELVALVRANYWQKLVKGIVPLVGIVLVPALLGLIGYHLYKKASSPKVSKKKLKEEKRNKSKKK from the exons ctgctgagtcgGGGGCTGTGCCGCGCGGAGGCTGGGGCCGAAACCGAAAGTCCCGTGCAGAGCCTCCAAGTGCAGACCCTG GTGGAGCCCCCGGAACCGTGCGAGGAGCCCGCTGCGTACGGCGACACGCTTCACATCCACTACACG GGCAGCTTGGTAGATGGACGCATCATTGACACTTCCCTGACCCGAGACCCTTTGGTGATTGAACTTGGCCAAAAGCAGGTGATCCCAG GACTGGAGCAAAGCCTTCTAGATATGTGTGTGGG AGAGAAGCGGAGGGCAATCATTCCTTCTCACTTAGCCTATGGAAAGCGGGGATTTCCACCTTCTATCCCAG CGGATGCAGTGCTGAAGTTTGATGTGGAGCTGGTCGCACTGGTCCGAGCCAACTACTGGCAAAAGCTGGTGAAGGGCATTGTACCTTTGGTAGGCATTGTCCTGGTGCCAGCCCTGCTGGGCCTCATTGGCTACCACCTGTACAAAAAAGCCAGCAGTCCCAAAGTCTCCAAAAAGAAGCTCAAGGAAGAGAAACGAAACAAGagcaaaaagaaataa